The Arachis ipaensis cultivar K30076 chromosome B10, Araip1.1, whole genome shotgun sequence DNA window AACACCAATACTTGAAACATTAAGGCCTACTTCCTTTCATGCATGTAGTTGAACATTTGAACTTGATGATGAAGCATATTTGCATCATAGAGTCCATTAATAACTTGAAACTCGTGAGGCATATCTTGATATTGTGATAGAGCAAAACTATATGGCTGCATTGATTGTATATTCCCTTTGTCATGAGTGCTACAAGCACCAACTTGTTGCTCCCAATCCACAGTCCCACTATTTTGGTCAAAAAGAAGAGGGGAAGATTGTGATGAACTTTGCCCTACTTGCAAAGGGTAGAATGGTAATTGGGGGGTATCATCAATAATGGGTGTCATGGGAAGATGAGGAAGAAACTGTGCTTGAGACAtgtttggcatgaaattaaagtggCTAACATCCTCAAAACTGGGTTTTGATTGTACCATTGTTTTTCCCTTAGGATCTTGCTTTAGCATGTTGATTCTTTGATTGCAAGCAAGAATCTTAGAATCCAAAATGCTAAGAAACATTCTCAATTGGTCCTCCCTAAGATCATTGAATGAGTCATCCCAAGTAGGATACATGATCTTAAGCTTCTCCTTGTGCACCTTAGAAATCTCACCTTCAATCTTCTTAACCCTATCTCTATAATACTCTTGAACATCATAGATCCTAGGACGTCTATCAATCGTTGTGTTATGGTACTTTTGAATGATTCGCTGTACCTCCTTAGGATCTTGGGGCCATGTTTCAGCTTCGGTGGATTTTCCGCCATCAAAGCTGGGGCCATAGATGATTACACAAACATCAACACCACAAAGTGTCGAGAATTCGTACACTTTCTTTATTAATCCATTCTTTCTCTTTAGGAATGTTGCCTTCCGAGCTTTTTCCTTCTCAATCAGCTCCATTGGTATTCTTCCACGACCCATCTATTTCAATTTATACATACAAACATTCTTAGAGTAAGTCAttcatttaattatatttattattaattattgttgCAAGTTGCAACGTATTTAAATAACATCAAAACAATTATATTAGTTATTttctttaacaaaaaaaaatcaaacaaggtGAATAACAAATGAATAAATATAAGCAGTGCCTAaagtctaattaaaaaaaaagatagagaaaagaaaaagaatacaaGAACCATGAAGAGAGCAATCCAAGTTTAAAAAAATAGCTATTTTAGGTGGAAAGaaccgcaaaaaaaaaaaagggacagCAGCATTAAATTTGTAACAATTTATAGTTGgttcattcattcattcttatatatatggttttttttttatttaattctgAGATTCTAATCATCACCAAAATTTGATATTCTAATGATTTCCAAGGAATAATATCTTCTATTAGATATCTTGATTTGAAAAAGGTGTTATTATTTATGAACGAATCTTTACATTTTGGGCTTGTTTTACTATGATTTCTCATCTGATTTTATTTACCTATTTATTATTACAATTtgagtttattttaaaatttttaatgatatcatcattttaaataaaataaataatattattaatatttatattttgagtaaagtattgtttttgtctccaacgtttgagataagttttaaagttgtccctaacgtttaaatcgtcctatttaagttactaacgttttaaaattgactcaatgttataCTTCTGTTGATCTATTAATAGAATTGACAGCGgaacaaaattgagacaattttaaaacattatagacttaaataagacaaaaatattggaaacaaaaacgatacataaaaataaattttaaatttatccttcaataatatcaattttttaactATTAAACTATAATTTCTTTGtatatcatataaaaaataataaaatgaaatttAACGATGTATTAATAATAAACATGTTATACAACAttactaaaatattaaaatagaagaaaatacttataaattaatattttacgtattaattaataattaaaatttaattatatactttaaaatttaaatatttttattattttttttataatttttttgtactaTTTTCGCTAAAATCATACTAGTGGTGCAGCATGACCACACAATATATCACATGGAAATATATCGAAAACCCCAAAAGTGCCAAAGCAACTAAAAGCATACGCATATTTGTGTAGCCAGTATAGCAAATAAAAGAAGTGTCTACATTCCACAAAGAAAATTGAATGCACTATcattttcattttattattttattagaatttatttttatatatcgcTTTTGTTTCTGACGTTTTCGTCTTATTTAAGTTCTTAATGTTTTAAAATCATTTCAATTTTGTTCTACCATTAATTCTGTTAACAAATTTCtaacagaaaaataatattaagtcaattttttaaaatgttaagAACTTAAACATAACAATTTAAATGGAACAGCTTTAGAACTTATCCCACCttaaagacaaaaataatactGTACTATTTATGTTTTCTTATTAATAAATCACAATGAGTGCATGTTTAATTAGAAATAAATCGCAATTGAAATTTAACATATCTTGAAAAACACATCAATCGTATTGGAAACATAAacttataaaataaaaacaaagcacTCCAAATTATTCCatgtttatttatgtattttctgATATACATTAAATTTCAAAAAGTGTTTGTGATTTGTTTTAAATTAACTAAAAAGTATATATTCACTATaattcacaaataaaaaaaaaacaagacaTAAATACAAATAACATCGAATTAGAGAATTGagataattagttaattttttttagtgtatACAAGAAAAAAAGTCTTTTACTAACGAGTATTTATAGAGCTAAAAACACTTTGATGCATTTGCACACATATTAAAAACACTTTAAAGCTATCTATAAGACTATAACTAATAATAGTCTAATAATGGGTATAACTCTATACCTTAATTCAGTTCATATTGAAAATAGAAATATACCTGAATATGTAGCTAGAATGTGGATCAATATTTGTAACTCCTCCAATTTATAGTAAAATGTAACTATATTTCACatacaaaaagagaaagaaaaaaaaaatattaaatttacatGAAGGGTGCAGAAGGGAATTGAATGGAGATAATAAGGAGAAACTAGTACCTTTTGAAACTCAGAAGGCTCACGTTTAATTTAGTTCTTTGTTGGCATGTGAATGTCACCTATTTATATAATTTTGTTattgaataaaataaatgataaatcaCCTTATTTATTATCAATTAATCATTACTTGATTGTGATTAGTTTATAAGATGAGAATTGATATCAATTTNNNNNNNNNNNNNNNNNNNNNNNNNNNNNNNNNNNNNNNNNNNNNNNNNNNNNNNNNNNNNNNNNNNNNNNNNNNNNNNNNNNNNNNNNNNNNNNNNNNNNNNNNNNNTTATTAATTTATCACTTCTTTAAAGTAGAGATTGGTCATTTGGAATAAAGGTAGTATTttacataaataatataatttctcTTTAAAGAAGTACCCATTTCTCTTGCTTCGCTCATGTTTTTAGTACATCTCCTTATCTATACCAATATAAAAGGTCAATATCTAAGTTTAGTGTCCAATTTTTATAGACACTATTTATtctcaaataatttattttacaaatcaaatttatagataaaatagtaataatatatttttgttttttaattaaaaaaaatcaataatcaataactGCTCCACTTACAAACATTCACTACTATTGTGGATCATTTTATACGTCTTGCTATTTTTTAGTTCTGAcatgtatttattaaaaaaaattgaagaattcAACAAATCAATAATCACCTGTCGTGA harbors:
- the LOC107620908 gene encoding floral homeotic protein GLOBOSA, which codes for MGRGRIPMELIEKEKARKATFLKRKNGLIKKVYEFSTLCGVDVCVIIYGPSFDGGKSTEAETWPQDPKEVQRIIQKYHNTTIDRRPRIYDVQEYYRDRVKKIEGEISKVHKEKLKIMYPTWDDSFNDLREDQLRMFLSILDSKILACNQRINMLKQDPKGKTMVQSKPSFEDVSHFNFMPNMSQAQFLPHLPMTPIIDDTPQLPFYPLQVGQSSSQSSPLLFDQNSGTVDWEQQVGACSTHDKGNIQSMQPYSFALSQYQDMPHEFQVINGLYDANMLHHQVQMFNYMHERK